The Arachis hypogaea cultivar Tifrunner chromosome 14, arahy.Tifrunner.gnm2.J5K5, whole genome shotgun sequence genome has a segment encoding these proteins:
- the LOC112743759 gene encoding uncharacterized protein isoform X1 — MSWLRSAMTKAVEVGNNTNLTRAVVQHAGQAVAEGAKILQDRIAARNYRSVAQTIKRLEEAAITYRGPERVELLRRWLVVLKEVDKLSRAADDKEKTFEHHLGVEELKDNPRKPSLVERQFSECSKSLQWNKDRVRELETQLKSLQEDLISAKDAAAANEERLSAELSTIHGYQRNDQRMSISKD, encoded by the exons ATGTCGTGGCTGAGATCTGCGATGACCAAAGCAGTAGAGGTTGGGAACAATACCAACCTCACTCGCGCCGTCGTACAACACGCCGGCCAAGCCGTCGCCGAGGGCGCCAAAATCCTTCAGGATCGCATT GCTGCTCGGAATTATAGAAGTGTTGCACAGACAATTAAGAGATTGGAAGAAGCTGCTATCACCTACAGGGGACCTGAAAGAGTGGAGTTGCTTAGAAGATGGCTTGTTGTGCTTAAAGAGGTTGATAAATTGTCTCGAGCTGCGGATGATAAAGAGAAGACTTTTGAGCATCACCTTGGTGTTGAAGAGTTAAAAGATAACCCAAGGAAACCATCTCTG GTTGAGAGGCAATTTAGTGAATGCTCAAAATCTCTGCAGTGGAATAAGGATAGAGTGAGGGAACTAGAAACACAACTTAAATCTTTGCAAGAG GATTTAATTTCAGCTAAAGATGCTGCAGCAGCAAACGAAGAGCGATTATCAGCTGAACTTTCCACT ATTCATGGTTATCAAAGGAATGATCAAAGGATGTCCATATCTAAAGATTAA
- the LOC112743759 gene encoding uncharacterized protein isoform X2 — translation MSWLRSAMTKAVEVGNNTNLTRAVVQHAGQAVAEGAKILQDRIAARNYRSVAQTIKRLEEAAITYRGPERVELLRRWLVVLKEVDKLSRAADDKEKTFEHHLGVEELKDNPRKPSLDLISAKDAAAANEERLSAELSTIHGYQRNDQRMSISKD, via the exons ATGTCGTGGCTGAGATCTGCGATGACCAAAGCAGTAGAGGTTGGGAACAATACCAACCTCACTCGCGCCGTCGTACAACACGCCGGCCAAGCCGTCGCCGAGGGCGCCAAAATCCTTCAGGATCGCATT GCTGCTCGGAATTATAGAAGTGTTGCACAGACAATTAAGAGATTGGAAGAAGCTGCTATCACCTACAGGGGACCTGAAAGAGTGGAGTTGCTTAGAAGATGGCTTGTTGTGCTTAAAGAGGTTGATAAATTGTCTCGAGCTGCGGATGATAAAGAGAAGACTTTTGAGCATCACCTTGGTGTTGAAGAGTTAAAAGATAACCCAAGGAAACCATCTCTG GATTTAATTTCAGCTAAAGATGCTGCAGCAGCAAACGAAGAGCGATTATCAGCTGAACTTTCCACT ATTCATGGTTATCAAAGGAATGATCAAAGGATGTCCATATCTAAAGATTAA